One stretch of Nicotiana tabacum cultivar K326 chromosome 18, ASM71507v2, whole genome shotgun sequence DNA includes these proteins:
- the LOC107777391 gene encoding protein CURLY FLAG LEAF 1: MTGPNMATITASLERSLQNCSLNNHHSNNLSGVTPADGFSDSSENHVLNNNPSDDATLDLNSEISLPYHWEQCLDLKTGEIYYINWRTGMKVKEDPRTNGDEVYGGDLYSEEEESSYDSDEGSSTEESSFSSSREPQISHNIGNSSGKSGAAVLVVGGCKSCLMYFMVPKEVEDCPKCCGQLLHFDRSENGSP, from the exons ATGACAGGTCCAAATATGGCTACTATCACAGCTTCCTTAGAGAGATCTCTCCAAAATTGTTCATTGAATAACCACCACAGCAACAACTTGAGTGGGGTCACCCCTGCAGATGGATTTTCTGATTCATCGGAAAATCATGTTTTGAATAACAACCCTTCTGATGATGCTACCTTAGACCTCAATTCTGAGATTTCTTTGCCTTACCACTGGGAACAATGTTTGGATTTGAAG ACAGGGGAAATATATTATATAAACTGGAGGACAGGGATGAAAGTGAAAGAAGATCCAAGAACAAATGGTGATGAAGTGTACGGTGGTGATTTGTactcagaagaagaagaaagctcGTATGATAGTGATGAAGGATCTTCAACAGAAGAGTCATCATTTTCATCTTCAAGAGAACCCCAAATTAGCCATAATATTGGCAACAGCAGTGGCAAAAGTGGGGCAGCAGTATTagttgttggtggttgcaaaagCTGTTTGATGTATTTCATGGTGCCTAAAGAAGTTGAAGATTGCCCCAAATGTTGTGGTCAACTTCTCCACTTTGATCGATCCGAAAATGGCTccccttaa